One Actinomycetota bacterium genomic region harbors:
- the selA gene encoding L-seryl-tRNA(Sec) selenium transferase, which produces MASINASDYTIRMEKRDYLRSLSSVNDLIQAVYRSRRLGGGVPRELVTEASRVVLEGVREAILAARDEMSLEKIKTGTEELVTLVEKEVEERMQQSLRRVVNATGVVVHTNLGRSLLSEGALEAIAEVGAHYSNLEFDLEDGRRGSRQVHLRKLLCELTGAESALVVNNNAAAVLLALTACAAGREVIVSRGQLIEIGGSFRLPDVMSQSGARLVEVGTTNKTYLEDYRRAITSETAMIMRAHPSNYRIMGFTSEADIAELASLAREYELVLLDDLGSGVYIDLSPYGLAREPTIMRSLEEGADLVCFSGDKLLGGPQGGVILGRGDLVESLARHPLARALRLDKLSIAALEATLRLYLDPERALSEIPTLAMLTADPEGMRKRARSLARRIAAEGDFETDVVEDVSRAGGGALPMEDLPTWTVAVTSDTYSANQIEAGLREAKTPVICRIREDRVILDVRTIADDETSLVAEAFKYVSGMDAGVKEE; this is translated from the coding sequence ATGGCAAGCATCAACGCGAGCGATTACACTATAAGGATGGAAAAGAGAGACTACCTGCGGAGCCTGTCCTCGGTGAACGACCTCATCCAGGCCGTCTACCGCAGCCGCAGGCTGGGCGGGGGCGTGCCGCGAGAACTGGTGACCGAGGCCTCGCGGGTGGTGCTGGAAGGCGTGCGCGAGGCCATCCTCGCCGCCCGGGACGAGATGTCCCTGGAGAAGATAAAGACCGGCACCGAGGAGTTGGTGACGCTGGTGGAAAAGGAGGTCGAGGAGCGCATGCAGCAGAGCCTGCGCAGGGTGGTCAACGCCACCGGCGTGGTGGTCCATACCAACCTGGGGCGTTCCCTGCTCAGCGAGGGCGCCCTCGAGGCCATAGCCGAGGTGGGGGCGCACTACAGCAACCTGGAGTTCGACCTCGAGGACGGCAGGAGAGGTTCACGGCAGGTCCACTTGAGGAAGCTGCTGTGCGAACTCACCGGCGCGGAGTCGGCCCTGGTGGTGAACAACAACGCCGCCGCGGTGCTGCTGGCCCTCACCGCCTGCGCCGCCGGCAGGGAAGTAATAGTCAGCCGGGGGCAGCTCATCGAGATCGGCGGGTCCTTCAGGCTGCCCGACGTCATGTCCCAGAGCGGCGCCCGCCTGGTTGAGGTGGGCACTACCAACAAGACCTACCTCGAGGACTACCGCCGGGCCATAACTAGCGAGACGGCCATGATCATGCGCGCCCATCCCAGCAACTACCGCATCATGGGCTTCACCTCCGAGGCGGACATCGCGGAACTGGCCAGCCTGGCACGCGAATACGAGCTGGTGCTCCTGGACGACCTGGGCAGCGGGGTCTATATCGACCTCTCGCCCTACGGACTCGCCCGCGAGCCCACCATCATGCGCTCCCTCGAGGAGGGCGCGGACCTCGTCTGTTTCAGCGGGGACAAGCTCCTGGGCGGTCCCCAGGGCGGCGTCATCCTGGGCCGGGGCGACCTGGTGGAGTCCCTGGCCAGACACCCCCTGGCCCGGGCGTTGCGGCTGGACAAGCTGAGCATCGCGGCACTGGAGGCGACCCTGCGCCTCTACCTCGACCCGGAGCGTGCCCTCAGCGAGATCCCCACCCTGGCCATGCTCACCGCCGATCCGGAGGGCATGCGTAAACGGGCGCGGTCGCTGGCCAGGAGGATAGCGGCGGAGGGCGATTTCGAGACGGACGTGGTCGAGGACGTATCGCGCGCCGGGGGTGGTGCCCTGCCCATGGAAGACCTGCCCACCTGGACCGTGGCGGTCACCTCCGACACCTACAGCGCCAACCAGATCGAGGCGGGGCTGCGGGAGGCGAAGACCCCGGTCATCTGCCGCATCCGCGAGGACCGCGTCATCCTTGACGTGCGCACCATCGCCGACGACGAGACCTCCCTGGTGGCGGAGGCGTTCAAGTACGTTTCCGGCATGGACGCCGGCGTGAAAGAGGAATAG
- the yedF gene encoding sulfurtransferase-like selenium metabolism protein YedF: MSEVVDARGLACPAPVVKTRAALKEGAKEIEVLVDNPTARDNVCRFASSQGCDVKVTEEEGVFRIAVTGQAPEEKDGTAAAGADEGGRKVIALTSDIMGRGDQELGSILIKAFLNTLAESERLPWRMVLFNHGVNLAVEGTDTAQALCNLENLGVEVLVCGTCLDYFCLKDRLAAGTVSNMYDILDTMLSASNSITI; this comes from the coding sequence ATGAGCGAGGTCGTGGATGCGCGCGGGCTGGCCTGTCCCGCGCCGGTGGTGAAGACGAGGGCCGCACTGAAGGAAGGGGCTAAAGAGATAGAGGTGCTGGTGGACAACCCCACCGCCAGGGACAACGTATGCCGCTTCGCTTCCTCACAGGGCTGCGATGTAAAGGTAACGGAGGAGGAGGGCGTCTTCCGTATCGCCGTTACCGGCCAGGCCCCGGAAGAAAAGGACGGGACCGCGGCGGCGGGCGCGGACGAGGGGGGGCGCAAGGTGATCGCCCTCACCTCGGATATCATGGGGCGCGGCGACCAGGAACTGGGCAGCATACTCATCAAAGCCTTCCTCAATACCCTGGCGGAGAGCGAGCGACTCCCCTGGAGGATGGTCCTTTTCAACCATGGCGTGAACCTGGCCGTGGAGGGGACCGACACCGCCCAGGCGCTGTGCAATCTCGAAAACCTGGGGGTGGAGGTTCTGGTCTGCGGCACCTGCCTGGACTATTTCTGTCTCAAGGACAGGCTTGCGGCGGGTACGGTAAGCAACATGTACGACATCCTGGACACCATGCTCTCGGCCTCCAACTCCATCACCATCTAA